The DNA region AGGCGCGCATCTCGAAGGAGATCTTCAACCTCGGCGCCGCCGTGGTCGACGTCCCCTACCTCGCCGCGGACGGGACGACCGCGATCCGCGTGACCGTCGGCAGCGACGAGACCGCGACCGAGTACGTCCTCAAGAGCGAGCTCGTGAACCTCTTCGTCGGTCTCGCGCAACTCGGCTTCTCCGGCGACATCCAGAACTTCGACGGCGAGGTGAGCATGACGTCGCTCTTCGAGACGGTGCCGCGCGCGGAGATCCTCGCTTCCGCGACGCTTCACGCCCGCATCTCCTCCGAACTGACCGGTCTCGGCGCCGAAACGCTTTCGATCCCCTACGTCGGCGCAGACGGCATCACCGAGATCCGCACGACCGTCGGCGACGTCGGCTACGAAACCGAATACGTCGATGCCACGGAACTCGCCCGCATGTTCGAGGCGCTCGAACTGCTCGGCTTCACCGGCGACATCCAGGGCTTCGACGGCAACATCTCCGCCGCCGCCCTCTTCCGCGACGACGACCCGACCTATGAGCGTTCGACCGTGCTCTCCTCCGCCATCGTGCACGCCAAGATCTCCGAGGAACTGATCGGACTCGGGGCCACGCTCGCGATCCCCTATACCGCCGCGGACGGCGTCACGGCCGTGCGCGCGACGGTCGGCGACGTCGGCTTCACGACCGAATACATCGTCGATGGCGAACTCGACAATCTCTTCGAAGCGATGGAACTGCTCGGATTCTCGGGCGACGTCCTCGGCGAAGGCTTCACCGGCGACTTCAACCTGACGGCGCTCTTCGACGAGGTCAAGCGCCCCGAGGTGCTTTCCTCCGCGATCATCCACGCCAAGATCTCGGTCGAGCTGGCCAACCTCGGCGCCGCGACCCTCGCGATCCCGTACACCGCCGCGGACGGCGTCACCGCCGTGCGCGCGACGGTCGGCGACGTCGGCTTCACGACCGAATGCATCGTCGAAGGCGAACTCGACAGTCTCTTCGAGGCGATGGAACTGCTCGGCTTCTCGGGCGACGTCCTTGGCGCCGGATTCACGGGCGACTTCGACCTGACGGCCCTCTTCGACGAAGCCAAGCGTCCCGAGGTGCTTTCCTCCGCGATCATCCACGCCAAGATCTCGACCGAACTGGCCAACCTCGACACCGCCACCCTCGCGATCCCCTACACCGCCGCGGACGGTACGAGCGCCGTGCGCGAGACGGTCGGGGACGTCGGCTTCACGACCGAATACATTGTCGAAGGCGAACTCGACAACCTCTTCAACGCGATGAAACTGCTGGGCTTCTCGGGCGACGTCCTCGGCGCCGGATTCACGGGCGACTTCGACCTGACCCCGCTCTTCGACGACATCAAGCGTCCGCAGGTCCTTTCCTCCGCGATCATCCACGCCAAGATCTCGACGGAGCTGGCCAACCTCGGAGCCGCCACGCTCGCGATCCCCTACGGGACCGAAGATTACGACGAACTCGTCGCCGCGACCCACGTCCGCACGACCGTCGGCGCGGTCGGCTTCACGACCGAATACATCGTCGAAGACGAACTCGGATACCTGTTCGACGGCCTCGAGACGCTCGGCTTCTCCGGCGACGTCCTCACCGAGTTCTCCGGCGACATCAACATCTCCGCCTTCTACGATCCAGTCCAGCGCGCTTCCGTGCTCCGGTCGGCGATCCTCCAGGCGAAGATCTCGCTCGAGATGTTCAACCTCGGCTCAAGCACCATGCTCGTGCCGACGACCGACGTCGACGGCGTCGTCGTCCGCCTCTCCGCGGGTCCCCTCGGACTCGAGACGGACTACATCACCAAGGCCGAGATCGGCCACCTGTTCGACGCGCTCGGCGTCCTCGGACTCTCCGGCGACACCAACTTCTCGGGCGCGGTCAACCTCGCCAACGTCGAAGACTCCTCCGACCAGGACATCCTCTTCGCCTCGGCGTCGATGCACGCGACCATCTCCCAGACGGTCCTCGGCCTCGACGACGACGACATCCTGATCGTCCCGGCCTACACCCAGGACGGCGCCATCGCCGCAAACGCGGTCCGACTCGCCGTGACCGGCACCGACTTCATCGCCAAGGGCGAGCTCAAGCACCTGATCGACGCCCTGCTCGCGATGGGGTACGGCGACCTCTCGATCGCGGCTTCGATCGACACCTCCAAGTTCTTCACCGAAACGGCCACGATCCTCGCCTCCGCGACGATGCAGGCGACGATCTCCGCGGAAGTCCTCGCCTGGGACGACGGCGGCCTCGACGACGCCCTCACGATTCCGGCCTACACGATCGCCGGCGACGCCGACGCGAACAGGATCCGCCGGACCGTAGGGACCGTCGACTATGTCGACCGCGACGAGCTCGGAAGGCTCTTCACCGCCCTCGACGCGATGGGATTCTCCGACCTCGACAGCTTCGGCGGTGGCATCTCCTCCGACCGGTTCTTCGCCCAGAAGGCGACGATCCTGCTCTCGGCGATCATGCACGCGACGATCTCCGACCAATTGCTCAACGACACCGGCGGAGCGCTCCTGGTCCCCGACACCGACGTCGAAAACGGCGACGCGGCGATCCGCGTGACCGTCTCCGGCACCGAATTCATCACCGTCGCCGAGATCAGCGACCTGCTCGACGCCCTCGACGCGATGGGTCTCAAGGACTTCGGCGCCCTCGACATCTCGCTCGAGAACATCTTCGACGCCGATTTCGCCGTCCTCCTCGCCTCCGCCTCGATGCAGGCGACGATCTCCGATTCGCTCCTCGCCGCCCCGACGAAGGACGAGACGACGATGGTCGCGGGTTCCAGCGACCTGGTCGTCCCGACCGTGTTCCGTCAGGACATCACCGTCGGCCTCGCCGCCTACGTGCAGATCGAGGAAGCGGAACTGCTCGCTCTCCTCGACGGCCTCGACAAGCTCGGATTCACCTCGTTCGGCTCCGCGATGAACGTCGGCACGATCAACTCGCTCTCCTATGCGACCCAGATGGACATCTACGAGTCCGGATCGCTTCACGTCACCGTCCACAACATGCTTCTCGGCAACCCGACGGTCGACGTCCCGGACAAGGCCAAGGAAACGCTGTACGGCATCGTCGGACTGACCAAGGCCGCCGAGGTCGCGTACTTCATCGTCGGCGTCAACCAGCTCGTCGGCGTCAACTTCACGAACGCCTCGTTCGATCTCACGTCGTTCGTCACCATGGATGCGAACAAGCGCGACATCATGTTCGACTCGATGATCATCCGCAACATCGTCACGCCGCAGGTCGAGCAGGCCGTCAGCGACATGAACGCCGCCGTCTTCCCGCTGCCGCCGCTCTACACGATCGTCGCCACGGACTACGAAGACGACAACGCGGCCACGTTCATGACCGAAGCCGGCATCGAGCGCTACATCGCCTTCGTCGACTGATCCGCAACATCCGCCACTGCTTCAAGGAGGGACTTCGGTCCCTCCCTTTTTTTCATTCTGCCAATCGGAGCCATTCCTCTCGCGTATATGAAGAGGGATGCGTCCGTCCGCGCAAGGAAAAAAACCGGAAAAAACCGAGCGCGCGCCGTTGATATCGCCCATCGATGCTATATAATAAAGATAAGCGCGACACCATGCGCGCGGAAGGAGTCGCACGAAATGCCAGATAACCTCAGCATGTCAATGATCCTGAACATCGTGTTTTTCGGCATCCTCGGCCTCGGTCTGCTCGGCGGACTGGCCAAAGGCTTCAAGAAGTCGCTCTTCTCGTTTGTCACGATGGCGGCCTTCTACGCTTTGTTCTTCCTCACCCTCGACGCGGTCGTTGGGTTCCTGTGGACCTACGAGAATCCGGCTCTGGGCACCGCCCTCGGCCAGATCGATTCCTCGCTGTCCTCATACACGAGCATCGGGGAGGCGATGACGCCGCTCCTCCAGTTCTTCGCCGGGGATTTCGACCTCGGCGCGGGAGGACCCGAACTGACGGCTCTGCTTCTGGGCATCGGCCAGTTCGTGGTGAAGATCGGCTACACGGTCGCCTACTTCACCGTCGGCCTGATCGTCTGGAAGATCCTGATGTGGATCGTCCGGATGATCTTCATCCACGAAAAGTCCGGTTCATCCAAGAACCGCCTGCTCGGCGGCGTCTTCGGGCTCGCCAACGGCGCGCTCGCGCTCTTCGTCCTGTTCATCATGCTCGGCGGCGTCGTCTCGATCGTCGGCAGCGTGACCGAACTGGTGCCGTCGGTGCCGCTTGCGGCGCCCCTGGACCGCGACCGGATCTACGAGGCGTCGCAGTCGCTGATCCCGCTCGCCGAAGGCGATGCGGGTCTCGCGGAAGCGACCGCCTACGTCGTCGAGTTCGTCGACGCCTACGAGTCCAATCCGCTCGTCCAGATCGGCGACATGATCGTGATCGGCGAGGGGACGGCGGCGGCGCCGCTCTCGCTCTACCTCTTCGACTCGGTCATGTCCTTCACCTACGAGGGCGAGACGATCGCCCTCCGTCGGGAACTCGCGGTCGTCGCGAACGTCGCGGGCACGATCTTCGACGCCCTCGACGCGGCCGGCATCGACCTCACGAACATGGAGAACGTCGACATCGCCCTGCTCCTCGGCGCGGTCGGTTCCGCCGACCTGACGATGCTTCTCGATTCCAAGCTGATCACGACCGCTCTCGTCTACGTCCTCTCCGGCGAAGCAGGGATCGAGGACCTCGACGGGATCCTGATCGTCCCCGACGGCGTCGTTTGGTACGACACGCTCGACGACGAAGGCAACATCGTCGAAAACGGCGAACTCAGGAACCTCCTCACGGCCCTGAACGCGATCGTCGAGGTCGCCGGCTCGATCGACTTCGAGAACATCGGCCTCGACGTCGTAAGCGCCCTCTCCGACGACGCCATCGACGCCATCTTCGGCTCCTCGATCCTCACCGCGACCCTCTCCAACGTCGTCACCACCCAGCTGCCGACGGGCGACAACCCGCTCGTCATTCCGGATTCCGTCTTCGACGGCGACGGCTACCTCCTCAAGAGCGAGATGCTCGCCCTCGTCCACGCCTTCAAGCTGCTCGTCGAGACCGCCGGCGCCGATCCGGAGAACTTCGACTTCGCCGCCGTACTCTCGCTCAGCGACGCCCAGGTCGACGTCCTGCTCGACAGCCAGATTCTGTCCGCCACCGTCGGAAACCTGATCGCCGACATCGCCGGCGAGGATCTCGTGATCCCGTCGACGGTCCTCGACGCCACCACGTACGAGGTCGACGGCGTCGCCGTCACGGTCGTTTCCGCCGTCGAGATCAAAGCGGTCTTCGCCTCGCTCCGCGTCCTCGGCATCTCCGATTTCGACAACATGGGATTCGATGCCGGCATCATCGCGAACCTCGAGGGCGACACCCCCGGCGTCCTCGACGACGCCAAGATCGCGACCCTCTTCGGATCCGACATCCTGCACGCGACCATGTCCGACCTGATCATCTCGGCGACCGCCGAGGCTGGATCGGTCATGACCGTTCCCTACTACGATCAGGACGGCAACGCCATCCGCGAAACCCTCGGGGACGTCGTCGTCATCTCCGTCGCCGAACTCGGGAATGTCCTCAAGGCGGTCTATGCGCTCAACGTCGAGGATTTCGCGAACTTCAACGCGCTTGACGCATCCGCCCTGCTCGAGAAGATGCCGATCCTGCTGGATTCGGCCATCCTCCACGCCACCATCTCCGCCCAGCTGCTCTCGATCGCCGGCGGCGCGATCACGGTCCCGTACGTCGAAGAGGACGGCACGACCGAAGTCCGCATCACCGTCGGCGACGGCATCGAAGCCACCGAATACATCTCCCAGGACGAGCTCGAGGCGGTCATCGCCGCGCTCGACGCCCTCCAGATCACCGACCCGACCGCCTTCGGAGGAACGGTGTCGCTCAGTTTCTTCAGCGATCCCGACATCCGCGCGGCCCTGCTCGACTCCGCGATCATGCAGGCGACGATCTCCGACCAGCTCCTTTCCCTCGGCGGCGCGATCCTGATCGTCCCGGCCCTGGACGAGGACGGCGAGGACGTCGTCGTCACCGTCGGTCCCGTCGGGAACCAGACCACCTACGTCACCGCCGCCGAGATCGGCGCGATGTTCGACGCCCTCGAGGTCCTCGATGTCACCGACGTCACCGCGGTCACCTCGGGCGAATTCACTCTCTCGAACCTGACGGAAGAAGGCAACCTCGCGACCCTGCTCGCCTCGGCCTCGATCCACGCGACCATCTCCGACCAGCTCCTCACCACCGCCGCCGGCACGCTCCTCATCCCCGACGTCGACGTCGAGAATGCGAACAGCCCGATCCGGATCCAGCGCGGCACCGTCGAATACGTCGCCAAGGACGAGATCGTCGCCCTGATCGGCGCCCTCGACCTGCTCGACCTCGACGGCTTCGATTCGCTCGACTTCTCGATCGGCACGCTCTTCGCCAATGCCGTCGACATGAACGACCTCCTCGCCTCGGCGTCGCTCCAGGCGACGATCTCCGACGCGATGCTTTCCGTCGCCGACGACGAGACGACGATGGTCGCCGGCGCGACCGACCTCGTGGTCCCGACGCAGATGCGCGCGGCGATCCAGGTCGACGGCGTCGCTTCCGTCCAGATCGTCCAGGACGAGCTCGTCGCCCTCCTCGAGGCCTTCAACGTCCTCGGCCTCGGCGGCTACGGCGCGGCCATGCCGGCGGGCACGATCACCGGGCTCTCCGAAGCGCAGATCGACGCCCTGCTCGTCTCCGCCTCGATCCACGTGACGATCCACAACATGCTTCAGGGGAACATGGAGATCACCACTCCGGACATGGCGAAATCCTCGTACTACGGCATCGCCGGCGTCACCACGAAGGTCGAGGTGCGCAACTTCATCCGCGCCGTCTCGGTCCTCGGTACGGGCGACTTCACGGACGCCGACTTCTCGATCGCCGGTCTTTCCGGCAAGTCGGAGACCGACCTCGGAATCATCCTCGACTCGATGATCGTGCGCGACACGCTCACCCCGCAGATCGAAGCGGCCGACGGCCTCGACCCGTTCTACGCCCTCGACGCCGCCGACTACATGGACGGCAACGTCGCCCTCTTCCTCACGAAGACCGGCATCACCGACTACCTCAACTATCTGCCGTAAGCACCGGACTCCCGGCGGGGGAGGATCGCCCGAGCGATCCTCCCCCCTTTTTTTCATCGAAAATGCCGTCTTTCCTTTTCCGACGGGATGGGATATAATAAAATGATGCCTTTTTCGGGAGTGTACCCATGAAACGAATCCTGATTTTGCTCCTTTCGCTCCTCGCGGTCCTGTCGGCCGCGGGATGCGGGATGATTTCCACCACGACGACCGTCACGACCGCGACGACGTCGGCACCGACATCGACCACGTCGACGCTTCCGATCACCGGAACCGTTCCGACCTCGACCGGAACCACCACGACGGAGACGACCACCACGACCGCGCCGACGTCCGGATCGACGGTCTCGACGACCACGGCGGAACGCTACCAGACGATCGAACTCTTCTCGATGAACGACGTCCACGGCGGCGCCTACTATACGTCCCTCTCCTACAACTATGACGCAAAGGCATTCTCGAAGGCCGCCGCCCTGCTGGCGAACAAACAGGAAAACGAGGACGACGTGATCGTGCTCGCGAGCGGCGACATGTTCCAGGGAACGGCGCTCTCGAACTACTATTACGGACGCCCGCTCCTCGAAGTGATGAATTACGTCGGGTTCGACGCCTTCACGATCGGAAACCACGAGTTCGACTGGGGCATCGACAAGATCGCCGCCTACGCCGACGGGAATACCAGTAACGGCGAAGCCGACTTCCCCTTCCTCGCCGCGAACATCGTCTCGGTCGAGACGGGGGAACCGATGCCCTGGACGCGGCCCTACGCGATCGTCGACGTGAACGGCGTCAAGGTCGGGATCATCGGCGTGATCGGCGCCGTCATCAACTCGATCTCCGCGTCCCGGGTGGTCGGTTACGAATTCCTCGACGCGGCCGATACCGTGGCCGAATACGCGGAATATCTCCGGACCACGGAAGGATGCCGGGTCATCGTCGCCTCGATCCACGAATACTCTTCCGCGACGAACAACGAGATCGCGAACCTGACCGGAAACAGGAAGGTCGACGCGATCTTCAACGGACACAGCCATACCTCGATCGCCTCGTCGATCGTCCGCTCCGGGACCGCCCTGCCCTTCGCTCAGACTTCGAGCTATCCCAACTCGCTGATCGCGAAGATCACGCTGGTCTACGACCGCCAGGCTGGCCAGGTGTCCGCCGGGGCCGCCGAGATCATCGGCAACACCGGGCTCACGCAAAGCGCGGAGGCGAACGCGATCCTCGCGGAGTACGAAACCGAACCCGGTTACGTCGAATTCGTCGGAGAGGCGCTGGCGACCGCGCAGTACGCGTTCTCGTCATCGCTT from Candidatus Izemoplasmatales bacterium includes:
- a CDS encoding 5'-nucleotidase C-terminal domain-containing protein, with amino-acid sequence MKRILILLLSLLAVLSAAGCGMISTTTTVTTATTSAPTSTTSTLPITGTVPTSTGTTTTETTTTTAPTSGSTVSTTTAERYQTIELFSMNDVHGGAYYTSLSYNYDAKAFSKAAALLANKQENEDDVIVLASGDMFQGTALSNYYYGRPLLEVMNYVGFDAFTIGNHEFDWGIDKIAAYADGNTSNGEADFPFLAANIVSVETGEPMPWTRPYAIVDVNGVKVGIIGVIGAVINSISASRVVGYEFLDAADTVAEYAEYLRTTEGCRVIVASIHEYSSATNNEIANLTGNRKVDAIFNGHSHTSIASSIVRSGTALPFAQTSSYPNSLIAKITLVYDRQAGQVSAGAAEIIGNTGLTQSAEANAILAEYETEPGYVEFVGEALATAQYAFSSSLLAPWGASAIRDYAGVDIGAVNAGGFRVTMEQGTVTMGDMITIYPFDNYIKTCEMTGAQITAFYESVMEKSDDVVFDDGVGYSYGMGLLTIDGMTVDPDAWYTVGAVDYIFDKTYYDFLDGRNITTTSFLIRDFLVEDLRNHTTAFNPANGTAFPTPVAWFPAIRKEDSLLV